In Caballeronia sp. SBC1, the DNA window GTACGACTCGTTCTCCGCTGCAGCAGCCAAGCATTGACTTTCCGGTGAACACCCGATTCTGATCGAGGAGCAAAACGAGCTAACGTCAACGTCATCACACAATTCATCAAGATGCTTGAAATAAGCGTCGAAATCCAAAGCGCGCACGGCGACACAAAGAAAGCGTCCGGCGATGCTGGCGGCCAGCAGAAACTACTGATGATCTCGGCTTAGAGGTCTTGCTTCACATGGGCCAGACGACATCAGGCGGCACGATTCAATATAAATCTAGTGAATCATCGGAGGAGACAGAATTGAACCTTTATACAAGTAACGCAGTGCCGGTCGAGCCGGCTGCGGCTACCAGTGGTGCCCGAGCTTACGCGTGGGTGGTATTTGCATTGATGTTTTGCCTTTTGCTGTCTGACTACATGTCGCGGCAGGCGCTCAATGCCTTGTTTCCGATCTTGAAAGTGCAGTGGCAGATGTCCGATACACAGCTCGGTTCGATCAGCGGCGTGGTGCCGTTGGCGGTCGGCGTGCTGACCCTGCCATTTTCCATAATGGCGGACCGCTGGGGACGTGTCAAAAGCATTGCACTGATGGCTGCGCTGTGGAGTCTTGCCACGCTCGGGTGTGCGATTGCCAGCAGCTACCACGAGATGTTCGTCGCACGCATCTTCGTTGGTGTCGGCGAGGCTGCCTACGGAAGTGTCGGACTCGCGATGCTCGTGAGCATCTTTCCAAAGCACCTGCGCTCGACTATTGCCGGGGGCTTTACGTCTGCCGCCGCGTTTGGGTCCGTGCTCGGTGTTTCGCTTTCCGGCATCATTGCGACGCGCTTTAGCTGGCGCTGGTCGATGGGTCTGATGGCGATCTTTGGTTTTGTGCTGGTGATCATTTACTTCTTCGTAGTCACGGAAAAAAGACTCGCGCGCGCGCATCCGGACAATGCGAGCGGAACGCCGGCGTACGAGCGTGTGAAACTGACACCACGAGCGCTTTTCTCTGGCCTGTTTCCGTCCAGTTCCGTTTTTTGTGCGTACCTCGGCAGCGCCCTGCAGATCTTCATTCAGGGTACTCTTTTCGTGTGGCTGCCCAGCTACCTGAATCGCTACTGGGACATGCCTGTCAGCAAGGCCGCCGTGGTGGCGGCCGGCCTTGTCCTTGTCAGCGGTATGGGCCAACTCCTGTGCGGTGTGATGACCGACCGGATCAGCGGGGACTCGTCGCTTAAGAGGTGGAACATG includes these proteins:
- a CDS encoding MFS transporter; this encodes MNLYTSNAVPVEPAAATSGARAYAWVVFALMFCLLLSDYMSRQALNALFPILKVQWQMSDTQLGSISGVVPLAVGVLTLPFSIMADRWGRVKSIALMAALWSLATLGCAIASSYHEMFVARIFVGVGEAAYGSVGLAMLVSIFPKHLRSTIAGGFTSAAAFGSVLGVSLSGIIATRFSWRWSMGLMAIFGFVLVIIYFFVVTEKRLARAHPDNASGTPAYERVKLTPRALFSGLFPSSSVFCAYLGSALQIFIQGTLFVWLPSYLNRYWDMPVSKAAVVAAGLVLVSGMGQLLCGVMTDRISGDSSLKRWNMAIGYCLVLGILLAIAFRLPPGTMQLALLVPAVFFLASSFGTCSAIIAGATPSSIHGSAFATLTLFNNILGLAAGPFFTGVIADAVGLQGALRWLPLAAVLPLTVYLIGRWCHIAEARRG